Proteins encoded together in one Deinococcus sp. Marseille-Q6407 window:
- a CDS encoding DUF72 domain-containing protein, translated as MSRTDTELVPVKAGCAGWSVASGRSDFVELPGSVLERYASRLDAVEINISFYRPHRRSTYERWAASTPAQFRFSVKVPKAITHTARLKGSEAELAAFLEQVSGLGGKLGCLLVQLPPSLDFDAGTAHAFFENLRSQISVPTVCEPRHSGWFTPEAEAALTEHQIGRVAADPAPKRVGEAAAQPGGDPQTAYYRWHGSPRMYYSAYEPPALDALATQVRHCTAQDIWVIFDNTAAGAGVGNALALKEMLQP; from the coding sequence ATGAGCAGAACAGATACAGAACTGGTCCCTGTCAAGGCCGGGTGCGCAGGCTGGAGCGTGGCAAGCGGACGCTCAGATTTTGTGGAGCTGCCCGGAAGTGTACTGGAGCGGTATGCCAGCCGGCTCGACGCGGTAGAGATCAACATATCCTTTTACCGGCCACACCGCCGTAGCACCTACGAGCGCTGGGCTGCCAGTACGCCTGCACAGTTCCGCTTTAGCGTCAAGGTGCCCAAAGCCATCACCCATACCGCTCGCCTGAAGGGGAGCGAAGCAGAATTGGCGGCCTTTCTGGAACAGGTGAGCGGCCTGGGAGGCAAGCTGGGATGCTTGCTGGTACAGCTACCGCCGAGCCTTGACTTTGATGCGGGAACGGCCCACGCCTTTTTCGAGAATCTGCGCTCACAGATAAGCGTGCCCACTGTCTGCGAGCCACGCCATTCCGGCTGGTTTACGCCTGAAGCTGAAGCGGCACTGACCGAGCACCAGATTGGGCGGGTGGCAGCCGACCCGGCACCCAAGCGGGTCGGCGAGGCGGCGGCACAGCCTGGCGGCGACCCGCAGACGGCCTACTACCGCTGGCACGGTTCGCCGCGTATGTATTACTCCGCCTACGAGCCGCCTGCGCTAGATGCACTGGCCACCCAGGTGCGGCACTGCACCGCCCAGGACATCTGGGTCATCTTTGACAATACGGCGGCCGGGGCAGGCGTGGGCAATGCACTGGCGCTCAAGGAGATGCTGCAACCCTAA